In Candidatus Contubernalis alkalaceticus, the following proteins share a genomic window:
- a CDS encoding SH3 domain-containing protein, protein MRLFLYVLLIILLIFPLSGCGKDNGEELDYSLVDVEGEESEQSPEGNEVDLDSEELTLNDLFDPVYITVTGSSVYLREGPGTSFDVVGSTQNGDQLEVVFFMEHWISIKTQDGQEGFIAGWLTDAQLPQPDSESLLEEKLEVVP, encoded by the coding sequence ATGAGATTATTTCTGTATGTTTTGTTAATAATATTACTGATTTTTCCCTTAAGCGGGTGCGGGAAAGATAACGGTGAGGAATTGGATTATTCCCTGGTTGACGTAGAAGGGGAAGAGTCGGAACAGTCTCCGGAGGGAAACGAAGTTGATTTAGATTCCGAGGAACTTACATTGAATGACCTGTTTGATCCAGTTTACATTACAGTTACGGGATCATCGGTTTATTTAAGGGAAGGTCCGGGCACCAGTTTTGATGTGGTGGGGTCTACTCAGAACGGGGATCAGTTGGAAGTAGTTTTTTTTATGGAACACTGGATTAGTATCAAAACCCAGGATGGACAGGAAGGTTTTATCGCAGGTTGGCTGACTGATGCCCAACTGCCGCAGCCTGACAGTGAGAGTTTACTGGAAGAAAAGCTGGAGGTAGTGCCGTAA
- a CDS encoding fumarate hydratase yields MRQINVEIITQHIADMCCEVNFNLGKDVLSGLKEAFHQEHSPVGREVLHQLIENTDISFREKIPLCQDTGFAVVFLEVGQEVVVVGGDLEEAINEGVREGYQRYYLRKSIVKDPLRRENTEDNTPAVIHYDIVPGDTFKITFVSKGGGSENMSRVKMLKPAEGERGIIDFVLETVNTAGANACPPIVVGVGIGGTFETCTLLAKKALLRPLNQPNKDKYYADLEGRILEDVNHLGIGPQGFGGSITALAVHIEFAPTHIACLPAAVNLNCHASRHLQRIL; encoded by the coding sequence TTGAGACAGATTAATGTAGAAATAATTACCCAACATATTGCAGATATGTGCTGTGAGGTAAACTTTAACCTGGGGAAGGATGTACTTAGTGGCCTTAAAGAAGCATTTCATCAGGAGCATTCACCGGTGGGGAGAGAAGTTCTTCACCAGCTTATAGAGAATACAGATATTTCTTTCAGGGAAAAAATCCCTTTGTGTCAGGACACCGGTTTTGCAGTAGTATTTTTAGAAGTTGGACAGGAAGTGGTTGTGGTGGGAGGCGACCTGGAGGAAGCGATTAATGAAGGAGTCCGGGAAGGTTACCAACGCTATTATTTAAGGAAATCTATAGTTAAGGATCCTTTACGGAGGGAAAATACAGAAGATAATACTCCAGCAGTGATACATTATGACATTGTTCCGGGAGATACTTTTAAGATCACCTTTGTATCCAAGGGTGGGGGAAGTGAAAATATGAGCAGAGTAAAAATGCTTAAACCGGCTGAAGGGGAGAGGGGAATTATAGACTTTGTACTGGAAACTGTAAATACTGCCGGGGCCAATGCCTGTCCTCCTATAGTGGTAGGAGTAGGAATCGGAGGCACTTTTGAAACCTGTACACTTCTGGCAAAAAAGGCTCTCTTGAGACCCCTCAACCAACCAAACAAGGATAAATATTATGCTGATTTAGAAGGGCGAATTTTGGAGGATGTCAACCATTTGGGCATCGGCCCTCAGGGTTTTGGAGGGAGTATTACTGCATTGGCAGTGCACATCGAGTTTGCGCCTACCCATATCGCCTGTCTTCCGGCAGCAGTTAATCTAAACTGTCATGCTTCAAGGCATCTACAGAGAATTTTATAA
- a CDS encoding Fe-S-containing hydro-lyase yields MKINLPLTEEKINILKSGDQLLLSGFLFTARDAAHQRLVQSLGEKQDLPVELNGQVIYYAGPTPAPPGRVIGAAGPTTSMRMDSMTIPLLKQGLKGMIGKGKRSSEVKSALIKYRAVYLAATGGAGALLAQRIKSAEVVAYADLGSEAIYKLEVQEFPVVVINDIYGNDLYEEGQEAYKKKGPEKV; encoded by the coding sequence ATTAAGATAAACCTTCCATTGACTGAAGAGAAAATTAATATTTTAAAATCCGGAGACCAGTTGTTACTATCCGGTTTTTTATTTACAGCTAGAGATGCTGCTCACCAGCGATTGGTGCAGAGCCTGGGGGAAAAACAGGATCTGCCGGTAGAGCTTAATGGTCAGGTTATTTATTATGCAGGGCCTACCCCAGCACCCCCAGGACGGGTTATAGGGGCGGCCGGCCCCACTACCAGTATGAGGATGGATTCCATGACCATACCTCTCCTAAAACAGGGGCTTAAGGGTATGATCGGTAAAGGGAAAAGATCTTCAGAAGTAAAAAGTGCGTTAATTAAGTACCGTGCAGTTTACCTGGCAGCCACCGGGGGGGCAGGCGCCCTGCTGGCCCAGAGGATTAAATCGGCTGAAGTGGTTGCTTATGCTGATTTGGGTTCAGAAGCCATATACAAGTTGGAAGTGCAGGAGTTTCCTGTAGTAGTAATTAATGATATTTATGGGAATGATTTATATGAAGAAGGACAGGAAGCTTATAAAAAAAAGGGTCCAGAGAAGGTGTGA
- the polA gene encoding DNA polymerase I, translating into MKRKEKFIIIDGNSLASRAFYALPLLTTSRGQYTNAVYGFISMFLRLLQEEKPDYITAAFDMSAPTFRHKAYKEYKAQRAESPAEYREQIPLIKEFLNTMSIPYYQLEGFEADDLIGTYSQKAEESLLETLIVTGDADAFQLISPNIKVLMTRKGITHVELVDLDRLKDNFGLTPGQVADFKALKGDPSDNIPGIPGIGEKTALKLLHEFGSLENLLENIQQIKQKKVREKVEEYREQSILSKKLAAIKTDVEDSFDLKQCRFETESIDYSRVRELFKTLEFNTLLERLPEASKPDGEDSQKVFKNAAVIKDTAQLIQLTEKIVNAKELAVLLETTGPNPFRTDIVGVTLSLGPESSYYLPLSHGTKIDCLGKEEVLEKLKPYLENQEIKKICPDAKFIINCLKKEGIFLQGLYFDPFIAAYLLSPGKPSQKVSELIKEFLGLELTDREQFLGKGAKARKIKDIKPEEFKNICCSEAALLFDLCRVLSGQLKMRELDNLFFTLEMPLIEILSAMETEGITVQKDILEHMSVEIKDKLEKIRSHIYELAGQEFNLNSPKQLAFVLFETLKLPAFKKTKTGYSTSAEVLEELASKYEIAEKILHYRQLVKLQGTYVDGLIPLINSKTGKIHSTFKQNVTATGRLSSTEPNLQNIPIRMEEARKIRKAFVSQSPESFLLASDYSQIELRILAHISEDQQLVDSFLNDEDIHRRTAAEVFEIPLEAVTSQMRNSAKVVNFGIIYGMSDYGLSQNLGIERKEAKKYIQSYFEKYPGVRKYSEEIIQKARDDGYVTTIFNRRRYLPDIKHRNNNIRSFAERTAVNTPIQGSAADLIKKSMLDIFNELNHHNFKTKMLLQVHDELIFEVPVLELSESSKLIKDMMESIFQLKVPLRVDLKVGKNLYDMDKLVL; encoded by the coding sequence ATGAAAAGAAAAGAAAAGTTTATTATCATCGATGGCAACAGCCTGGCCAGCAGGGCCTTTTATGCTCTTCCTCTATTAACTACCTCCAGAGGACAGTATACTAACGCTGTGTACGGATTTATTTCTATGTTTCTTCGGCTGCTGCAGGAGGAAAAGCCGGACTATATTACCGCAGCATTTGATATGTCCGCTCCCACCTTCAGGCATAAGGCCTATAAAGAGTATAAGGCTCAGAGAGCGGAAAGCCCTGCGGAATATAGAGAACAAATCCCATTAATTAAAGAGTTTTTAAACACCATGTCAATACCCTATTACCAGTTGGAAGGGTTTGAGGCAGATGATCTCATTGGCACATACAGCCAAAAAGCAGAGGAAAGCTTGCTGGAAACCCTGATTGTAACCGGGGATGCTGATGCCTTTCAATTGATTTCTCCCAATATAAAAGTCTTGATGACCCGTAAAGGGATTACCCATGTGGAATTGGTTGACCTGGACAGGTTAAAGGACAATTTCGGATTAACTCCCGGTCAAGTTGCTGATTTTAAAGCATTAAAGGGAGACCCTTCGGACAATATTCCCGGCATCCCAGGGATTGGCGAAAAAACCGCTTTGAAGCTTTTACATGAATTTGGTTCACTGGAAAACCTTTTAGAAAATATTCAACAGATAAAACAAAAAAAGGTAAGGGAAAAGGTGGAGGAATATCGAGAACAATCTATACTGAGTAAAAAGCTGGCTGCTATTAAAACCGACGTGGAGGATAGTTTTGATTTAAAGCAGTGCAGGTTTGAGACGGAGTCGATTGATTACAGCAGGGTAAGGGAGCTCTTTAAAACCCTGGAATTTAACACTCTTTTGGAGAGGCTTCCAGAGGCCTCAAAACCGGATGGGGAGGACAGCCAAAAGGTTTTTAAAAATGCGGCAGTGATTAAGGATACAGCTCAGCTGATTCAACTGACAGAAAAAATAGTAAACGCTAAAGAGTTGGCTGTCTTACTGGAGACAACAGGCCCCAATCCCTTCAGGACAGATATTGTAGGAGTAACTCTCAGCCTGGGGCCTGAGAGCTCTTATTATCTTCCTTTGAGTCACGGGACAAAAATCGATTGCTTGGGGAAAGAGGAGGTGCTGGAGAAGCTTAAGCCTTATCTGGAAAACCAGGAAATCAAAAAGATTTGTCCCGATGCAAAGTTTATAATAAACTGTTTAAAAAAAGAGGGTATCTTTCTCCAAGGTTTATATTTTGATCCTTTTATCGCTGCATATCTGTTATCTCCAGGGAAGCCGTCTCAAAAAGTATCCGAATTGATTAAAGAATTTTTGGGTCTGGAACTTACTGACCGGGAACAATTTCTGGGTAAGGGAGCCAAGGCTAGAAAAATTAAGGACATTAAACCGGAGGAGTTTAAAAATATCTGCTGCAGTGAAGCCGCACTGCTGTTTGACCTCTGCAGGGTTTTATCCGGGCAATTAAAGATGAGGGAATTGGATAATCTCTTTTTTACTTTGGAAATGCCCTTAATTGAAATTCTGTCTGCCATGGAAACCGAAGGAATTACTGTACAAAAAGATATTTTGGAGCATATGTCTGTGGAAATAAAGGACAAACTGGAGAAAATCCGGTCTCACATATATGAACTGGCAGGTCAGGAATTTAATTTGAATTCCCCTAAACAGCTGGCTTTTGTATTGTTTGAAACGTTAAAACTGCCGGCCTTCAAAAAAACGAAAACAGGTTATTCCACCAGTGCAGAGGTACTGGAGGAACTGGCATCAAAGTATGAAATAGCAGAAAAAATACTGCATTATCGACAGCTGGTAAAACTGCAGGGCACCTATGTTGATGGTTTGATTCCATTAATAAACTCTAAAACCGGAAAAATACACTCTACTTTTAAGCAGAATGTAACCGCCACCGGAAGGTTAAGCAGCACTGAGCCTAACCTTCAAAATATCCCCATCAGGATGGAGGAAGCCAGGAAAATTAGAAAAGCCTTCGTGTCCCAAAGTCCGGAAAGCTTTCTTTTAGCTTCGGATTATTCTCAAATTGAACTGAGGATTTTAGCTCATATTTCAGAGGATCAACAACTGGTGGACTCTTTTTTAAATGATGAGGATATTCATCGGAGGACGGCGGCAGAAGTCTTTGAAATCCCTCTGGAAGCTGTTACTTCTCAAATGAGGAACAGTGCTAAAGTTGTTAATTTCGGCATTATTTATGGTATGAGCGATTATGGTTTGTCGCAAAACCTGGGGATTGAAAGAAAGGAAGCAAAAAAATATATTCAAAGTTATTTTGAAAAATATCCGGGAGTTAGGAAATATTCTGAAGAAATTATTCAAAAAGCCCGTGACGATGGTTATGTGACTACTATTTTTAACCGCAGAAGATATCTTCCCGATATTAAGCATCGGAATAACAATATCCGTAGTTTTGCAGAAAGGACGGCTGTAAACACTCCCATACAGGGCTCAGCCGCCGATCTCATTAAAAAATCTATGCTGGATATTTTCAATGAATTAAACCATCA